In a genomic window of Thiolapillus brandeum:
- a CDS encoding S-layer homology domain-containing protein, translated as MKFWMAAAPLLLGSLFTNSAMACSTAAWSHVENPEVTLFARPESRCTGGCGLRIKLNGTQPAYVEDDTPGNLAEDVTAYYAKFHLDTTWLNMNDGQKITVFMTSASGAAPAFGLEVVQIAGKKYARIFAHRDDGSQVAANSAASELSDGWHTIELMWNAASAAGANDGSLSLALDDVDGVLNLSSLDNDTHAILTSQLGVIAGNDANVTGNLHIDAFTSQRTASTATPEACIAYGQLFSDIPTWHNFYSWIQSIGYASIASGCTATNYCADNNVTRAQMAVFLERGMNGGDYQPPAGTGAQFDDVPSSHWAVSWVEKFASDGITTGCGGSNFCPESNVDRTQMAVFLLRAEHGAAYTPPAATGTMFNDVSASTPNAAWIEQLASEGITGGCGDGNYCPTASVTRGQMAVFVQRAFDLPLRN; from the coding sequence ATGAAATTCTGGATGGCCGCAGCCCCACTGCTGCTGGGCAGCCTTTTTACCAACTCTGCGATGGCTTGCAGTACTGCGGCATGGAGTCATGTCGAAAACCCTGAAGTCACACTGTTCGCCCGCCCTGAATCCCGGTGTACCGGTGGTTGCGGCCTGCGTATCAAGCTCAATGGCACCCAGCCTGCGTACGTGGAGGATGATACTCCCGGCAATCTGGCTGAAGACGTAACCGCCTATTACGCCAAGTTCCACCTGGACACCACTTGGCTGAACATGAACGATGGCCAGAAAATCACCGTGTTCATGACCAGTGCTTCAGGGGCCGCTCCCGCTTTCGGCTTGGAGGTTGTACAGATCGCCGGAAAGAAATATGCCCGCATCTTCGCCCATCGGGACGACGGCAGCCAGGTCGCAGCCAATAGCGCAGCCAGCGAACTGTCCGACGGTTGGCACACCATCGAACTCATGTGGAACGCTGCCAGCGCCGCAGGCGCCAATGACGGCTCCCTGAGCCTGGCCCTGGATGACGTGGACGGTGTGCTGAATCTGTCCTCCCTGGACAATGACACCCATGCCATCCTCACGTCCCAACTGGGCGTGATCGCCGGTAACGACGCCAATGTCACCGGCAACCTGCATATCGATGCCTTTACTTCCCAGCGCACCGCAAGCACCGCCACCCCGGAAGCCTGCATTGCCTATGGCCAGCTGTTTTCCGACATTCCCACCTGGCATAACTTTTACAGCTGGATTCAATCCATCGGCTACGCCTCTATTGCATCAGGCTGCACGGCCACCAACTACTGCGCGGACAACAATGTCACAAGGGCGCAGATGGCGGTGTTCCTGGAACGCGGCATGAACGGCGGCGACTATCAGCCACCCGCAGGCACCGGCGCCCAGTTTGACGATGTACCGTCCAGCCACTGGGCCGTGTCCTGGGTGGAAAAGTTTGCCTCGGACGGCATCACCACCGGTTGCGGTGGGAGCAATTTCTGCCCCGAGAGCAATGTGGACCGCACCCAGATGGCCGTATTCCTGCTGCGGGCCGAACACGGTGCTGCCTATACACCGCCTGCCGCTACGGGCACCATGTTCAACGACGTGAGCGCCAGTACCCCCAACGCGGCCTGGATCGAGCAACTGGCATCGGAAGGGATCACCGGTGGTTGCGGTGATGGCAACTACTGTCCCACCGCTTCCGTCACCCGGGGCCAGATGGCGGTCTTCGTACAACGCGCCTTCGACCTGCCCCTGCGCAACTGA
- a CDS encoding DUF1501 domain-containing protein, translated as MNRREFIKTLGLSTVAGLGWRNMAFADASDTQNIVIVIFLRGACDFLNLFPPVSGADRDLYETARPNLHIPLSQTLPLDGQFGVHPAGAPLKTLFDNNQLAIVRAVGNTVQPSRSHFDAQALLESGTPGTKGTSTGWLARYFASIPNLPPSITVPSVAASSYTPTSFLGDPAVLTMDDPDYFSLDNAHWAWADRLANVLPDLHAGNSPVEQAGSQALTAMQIIASQDFSGYVPGGGAVYPNGYFGDQLKMLAQIIKMNVGLRMGALDFGGWDTHNDQGNGSAGYFSDNLVTPLANGLQAFLTDLGSAGNYLQRTTVIVQTEFGRRVRENADYGTDHGYGADILISGDASQIVGGFHGIWPGLASNQLFEGMDVDVTTDYRRILSEILIRRLENPYLGAIFPGYTGYSPLGVVQGTDLEPIYDNPSDEIFSDGFED; from the coding sequence ATGAACAGACGTGAATTCATCAAGACCCTGGGCCTTTCCACAGTGGCAGGACTGGGATGGCGCAACATGGCTTTTGCCGATGCCAGCGATACCCAGAATATCGTCATCGTCATTTTTTTACGAGGCGCCTGTGATTTTCTGAACCTGTTTCCCCCGGTGAGTGGTGCGGATCGCGACCTGTATGAAACCGCCCGCCCCAACCTGCACATTCCTCTGAGTCAGACCCTGCCCCTGGACGGCCAGTTCGGCGTACACCCCGCTGGCGCGCCACTGAAGACCCTGTTCGACAACAACCAGCTGGCCATCGTGCGTGCGGTGGGAAATACGGTGCAACCCTCACGCAGCCATTTTGACGCCCAGGCCCTGCTGGAATCCGGCACCCCCGGCACCAAAGGCACGAGCACCGGATGGCTGGCACGTTACTTCGCCAGCATTCCCAACCTGCCGCCCAGCATCACGGTTCCTTCGGTGGCAGCTTCCAGCTACACCCCGACTTCTTTCCTTGGCGATCCCGCGGTTCTGACCATGGACGATCCCGACTATTTCAGCCTGGACAATGCCCACTGGGCCTGGGCCGACCGCCTGGCAAACGTGCTGCCCGATCTTCACGCCGGCAACAGTCCTGTGGAACAGGCCGGCTCCCAGGCCCTGACTGCCATGCAGATCATTGCTTCCCAGGATTTCTCCGGCTATGTGCCTGGTGGCGGCGCGGTTTACCCCAACGGCTATTTTGGTGACCAGCTGAAAATGCTGGCGCAAATCATCAAAATGAATGTCGGTTTGCGCATGGGCGCCCTGGACTTCGGCGGCTGGGACACCCACAACGACCAGGGAAATGGCAGCGCAGGCTACTTTTCAGACAATCTTGTGACGCCTTTGGCAAATGGCCTACAGGCTTTTCTCACAGACCTGGGTTCAGCAGGAAACTATCTGCAACGAACGACTGTCATAGTACAGACGGAATTTGGCAGGCGGGTACGTGAAAATGCCGACTACGGCACTGATCACGGATATGGAGCTGATATACTGATTTCAGGTGATGCCAGTCAGATTGTCGGCGGTTTCCATGGAATCTGGCCCGGCTTGGCCAGTAACCAGTTGTTTGAGGGGATGGATGTCGATGTCACCACAGACTACCGCCGCATACTGAGCGAAATACTCATCCGGCGACTGGAAAACCCTTACCTGGGAGCAATATTTCCCGGCTATACGGGGTATTCCCCCCTCGGTGTGGTACAAGGCACTGACCTTGAACCCATTTATGATAACCCCAGTGACGAGATATTCTCCGATGGATTTGAAGATTAG